CCGTATAAAATCGAAATGatagtaattaataaagttattaatatttttattcaaaactaTAGATAAGGAGTATAATGCACAATTAGCAAGTTcagttttttacttaattacgACTGGGTGTAAAGCTCTTACTTATGTAAGTGTGTGAATCTGTCTTTGGGAGTCACttcttgcaaaaattttacatacaaAAGTACATTAAAATTACACTAAAACACAAACTACCATATAAAATATCAGTTTGATGTGCCCGTCATTCAATTAAAGACAGGAAATAGTATCACTATCTTCCCTTTTTCAGTAAATTGATGATCTTATCTGCCAAAATGCTACCGTCCTAGCTACCGTCActgaaatcaaatttgaagCATTTTTGAAGTTCAAAATATAATCGGTAATAAGGATACCTTTACATCAAATTCAAGAAGCGCTATTTAATGGCCATTGTATGAAATGGTTTCCGACTTCGTCAGTTCGTTTCAGTTCAAAACAAATGAGGGGAGTTGGAGCACCGTACCTTCTAACACCACCATTCATACTACACCTACCAGATGAATTTAGATGCGTTTGCAAAAGCTTAGCAACCAATTGGTGGTGAGGTTGGTGGTGTTTAgactcttaaaacttctttataaaagtcattaatttttcttcGTGTGGACTTTTGAGATCTACATTGTCGTCGGCACTTGTCAGTTTTCTCTGGGGCGTGAGTTCtgagacagcctgtataaatCGTGTAAACTAGTACAATTAGATAATTTGTAGTTTAAAATACCGCAAttctagaaaaaaacattgtttacaTTACGTTCACAAAactgttttttgtgtttttgaatgtatttttttacctcgACCTAACGttcttgataaaaaaaattaacattttcaagttaaaaaaacatagattTGCGaacataattcaaaaataactattttcttttttattgcttttactTTATACACTTTtcagatatatttttttaagattataCGATTGTGTATCTTGTTTTAGGTATTGGTAactttttacatatttttgacCTCAAcggaaaatttctaaaaaaattaaacgtctTTGATGGACAGAAAATACATGGAATAAATCTTGATGATGTCACTGACACGTTACTATTGTATGGTGGTTGTTATATGCAGACAATAACttgtaattttctacaatgtgaATTTACAAAATTGCATGCGAAAACTGTCCATGGATGGGTTCTAACAAGTCGGTGGTTGAAAAGTAAATGGATCGCTGCTGTAGTTATGCTAaacaagttattaatttttgacggCCAGTTGAATATACTGCGAGAAATTGTTTGTGCTGAGAAATGCATCTTGTATAGTGCTTTCATTTCCTACAACGACATTGACGAATTGGTGGTCTTGTCTGGAACAGTTTTTGGGGAAATAGTAATTTGGAAAGTGAATCACTTTAATATTCAGGAAAGTAGTCCCGTTGTCAAAAGACTGACTGGTCATAAGGTAATTTTTGGTAGTAAGTCTTGTATTTAGTGATTATTTTGGATTGTTTTAGGGTGTTATTTTTTCCATTAGTTACAATGAAGAAGCAGGTTATATTTGTTCTTCATCTGACGATCGTTCTACCATTTTGTGGTCAATCGAGAAGAAGTCAATTCACAGTGAGTTGCAACGTACTCATTGTAACATCCTTTTACATCGCAAAATTTACGGTCATCAGTCTCGTGTATTCCGATCATTATTACTACAAAATTTAATAGTGACAGCTGGTGAAGATTCTACCGTAAACGTTTGGGATTTCGAAggacaattaataaaaaaaataactcatcAAGGTGGACCAATTTGGGCATTAGATGGTAACACTGATGTGGTGGTGTCAGGAGGTGGTGATTGCGGAGTGTTAATATCGTCAGTACAATCAAATTCGCTATGTAACAGTTTACTTCTTCCAGAGAATTATAATCCTAAGCGAATTGGACTTTTACGCAGCAGTAATCTAGTTGTGATTACCGAGGATGGTGTATTATTTTACTATGCTCGTAATTTAAACATGTGGATAAAAATCGATCAACATAAGGTGTTACAAAGTTATAACGTGCTTGAAGTGTCAAAGTGTAAAAGTTTGTTTTCGCTTTCTGGGTACCATGGCGAGATTTTTATCTACCAGGAAGAAGAAAACTCAGCTCGACTGTTGGTAAGTTTTAGAACTAAGTTACAGTCGcgcattttttcttttttttggttaacttgctcaagtttttttgtttgtgaaTCCAAATTATCGCTTTGGTATCTCGATGGAGCAAATGTTACGTTTGTGACAGTTTTTGATCTTCCGAGATGTAAAGACATATGGATTAGCGCAGCCTGTCAAGGTCTTCACGGAAAATATATTGCCGGTGATCGTAGaggaaatatttatatttacaaaTTGGGATTTGCTGCACCAATTTTCACATATAAGAAAGCTCACAGTTATATGGGAGTTACTCATTTATGTAATTTTGATAATGACATAGTGTCATTGGGACGTGATGGTACTGTTAAGACGTTTACGATAGAAAATAACTCTCTGGTCCATAAGTCTAGTGATAAGGTTCCAACATCGTGGCTTGCTTCAGTGGTTGGTCCTTTTCTGTTGGGTTTTTCTGGAAACGTTTTTGTCGTTTGGGATTATatcaaaaaaagaattttatttgagcATGTTTGTGGTGGGGGTCATCGATCGTGGGactttaacaaattaaataatatgaTATCGTTTGCGTATGTTCAAAACGGTATTGTGAAAATTCTTAATTGGGATGAACATGAAGTCTATTCTGTAGTTGCTGGCTTTCACGCCAATACAATTAACAGTGCGAGAATTTTGACAActactgataaaaattttattgttttgtcgGGCGGAGAAGATACAAATTTACGAATTTCGTTGTTTGgttcaaattatttcttaCC
The sequence above is a segment of the Tribolium castaneum strain GA2 chromosome 9, icTriCast1.1, whole genome shotgun sequence genome. Coding sequences within it:
- the LOC103312764 gene encoding tRNA (34-2'-O)-methyltransferase regulator WDR6 isoform X1, encoding MFESRVVKTDVTAVKLINNFVLAGIGNFLHIFDLNGKFLKKLNVFDGQKIHGINLDDVTDTLLLYGGCYMQTITCNFLQCEFTKLHAKTVHGWVLTSRWLKSKWIAAVVMLNKLLIFDGQLNILREIVCAEKCILYSAFISYNDIDELVVLSGTVFGEIVIWKVNHFNIQESSPVVKRLTGHKGVIFSISYNEEAGYICSSSDDRSTILWSIEKKSIHSELQRTHCNILLHRKIYGHQSRVFRSLLLQNLIVTAGEDSTVNVWDFEGQLIKKITHQGGPIWALDGNTDVVVSGGGDCGVLISSVQSNSLCNSLLLPENYNPKRIGLLRSSNLVVITEDGVLFYYARNLNMWIKIDQHKVLQSYNVLEVSKCKSLFSLSGYHGEIFIYQEEENSARLLVSFRTKLQSRIFSFFWLTCSSFFVCESKLSLWYLDGANVTFVTVFDLPRCKDIWISAACQGLHGKYIAGDRRGNIYIYKLGFAAPIFTYKKAHSYMGVTHLCNFDNDIVSLGRDGTVKTFTIENNSLVHKSSDKVPTSWLASVVGPFLLGFSGNVFVVWDYIKKRILFEHVCGGGHRSWDFNKLNNMISFAYVQNGIVKILNWDEHEVYSVVAGFHANTINSARILTTTDKNFIVLSGGEDTNLRISLFGSNYFLPAKSFKSHLSCIRCICLYELYKNRYLVFTGGGRGQIICWKFVLVDKPGDSLCSEECSFYEKFDGELFESEVRIMDLKTLTLGEDLLLFAAASDGNVNMFTVVKENTKYVLVPLIKLFYQNKCVTKLCLIDVFQSNVLGSFSTDGTLAFWDVTCIDTKLGICPFKILSLHQSGIADCCFKFVKENSFVLLTGGDDGSFVLTLFHISKSAADGLKFEKVFSFCDCHSHCAQVTGTQISSNYFITTSIDQKLLLFKWTVEKDKLVVKACGRYNSAVTDVQGLQYKEKDDYFNIFVYGEGLEFITYKKK
- the LOC103312764 gene encoding tRNA (34-2'-O)-methyltransferase regulator WDR6 isoform X2 — protein: MFESRVVKTDVTAVKLINNFVLAGIGNFLHIFDLNGKFLKKLNVFDGQKIHGINLDDVTDTLLLYGGCYMQTITCNFLQCEFTKLHAKTVHGWVLTSRWLKSKWIAAVVMLNKLLIFDGQLNILREIVCAEKCILYSAFISYNDIDELVVLSGTVFGEIVIWKVNHFNIQESSPVVKRLTGHKGVIFSISYNEEAGYICSSSDDRSTILWSIEKKSIHSELQRTHCNILLHRKIYGHQSRVFRSLLLQNLIVTAGEDSTVNVWDFEGQLIKKITHQGGPIWALDGNTDVVVSGGGDCGVLISSVQSNSLCNSLLLPENYNPKRIGLLRSSNLVVITEDGVLFYYARNLNMWIKIDQHKVLQSYNVLEVSKCKSLFSLSGYHGEIFIYQEEENSARLLELQGF
- the LOC103312764 gene encoding tRNA (34-2'-O)-methyltransferase regulator WDR6 isoform X3; this encodes MFESRVVKTDVTAVKLINNFVLAGIGNFLHIFDLNGKFLKKLNVFDGQKIHGINLDDVTDTLLLYGGCYMQTITCNFLQCEFTKLHAKTVHGWVLTSRWLKSKWIAAVVMLNKLLIFDGQLNILREIVCAEKCILYSAFISYNDIDELVVLSGTVFGEIVIWKVNHFNIQESSPVVKRLTGHKGVIFSISYNEEAGYICSSSDDRSTILWSIEKKSIHSELQRTHCNILLHRKIYGHQSRVFRSLLLQNLIVTAGEDSTVNVWDFEGQLIKKITHQGGPIWALDGNTDVVVSGGGDCGVEL